The following proteins come from a genomic window of Proteiniphilum propionicum:
- a CDS encoding BT0820 family HAD-type phosphatase: MVIAVDFDGTIVEHEYPAIGRPIPFAIETLLQLQKDNHKLILWTVREGQLLQEAIDYCAERGLYFYAENANHPGEDREKASRKLGADLFIDDRNLGGLPDWGVIYNAVNATVNKGNALQIMAGSSGMPEPKKKRGLFSRR, from the coding sequence ATGGTTATAGCAGTAGACTTCGACGGCACCATCGTCGAACACGAATATCCCGCCATAGGCAGGCCAATCCCGTTCGCCATTGAGACGCTCCTCCAATTACAAAAAGACAACCACAAGCTGATACTTTGGACAGTCCGTGAGGGACAGTTGTTGCAGGAGGCAATAGATTATTGCGCCGAACGGGGGCTCTATTTTTACGCAGAAAATGCCAATCACCCGGGGGAAGACAGAGAGAAAGCCTCCCGCAAACTGGGGGCAGACCTGTTTATTGACGACCGTAACCTGGGCGGATTGCCTGATTGGGGGGTAATTTACAACGCAGTGAATGCCACCGTGAATAAGGGAAATGCTTTGCAGATCATGGCCGGTTCATCGGGAATGCCGGAACCGAAGAAGAAAAGAGGATTGTTCAGTAGAAGATGA
- the rfbC gene encoding dTDP-4-dehydrorhamnose 3,5-epimerase: protein MEVNRTEIEGLSILRPKVFEDERGYFFESFSWREFEEKVCKTHFVQDNESKSQYGVLRGLHFQIPPFEQAKLVRVVKGRVLDVAVDIRKDSPTFGQYFSLEISEDNKLQLFIPRGFAHGFAVLSDEVIFQYKCDNYYSPKHERAIRWNDPRLDIDWHLSADDIILSEKDMNNPLLCDTY, encoded by the coding sequence ATGGAAGTGAATCGAACGGAAATAGAGGGGTTGTCAATACTAAGACCCAAGGTTTTTGAGGATGAACGGGGTTACTTTTTTGAGTCATTTTCCTGGAGAGAATTCGAGGAAAAGGTATGCAAAACCCATTTTGTGCAGGACAATGAGAGCAAATCGCAATACGGAGTGTTGAGGGGGTTACATTTTCAGATACCTCCCTTTGAACAGGCCAAGCTTGTGCGCGTGGTAAAAGGCCGTGTGCTCGATGTAGCTGTGGATATCAGGAAAGACTCTCCCACGTTTGGCCAATATTTCTCGCTTGAGATATCGGAAGACAATAAACTACAGTTATTTATACCCCGGGGATTTGCTCATGGATTTGCCGTGTTGAGTGATGAAGTAATTTTTCAGTATAAATGTGACAATTACTATTCTCCTAAGCACGAGAGGGCCATACGTTGGAATGATCCCCGTTTGGATATCGACTGGCATCTCTCGGCAGATGACATCATTTTATCGGAAAAAGACATGAATAACCCATTATTATGCGACACATATTAA
- a CDS encoding outer membrane beta-barrel protein, with translation MKLFQILVLFCVISMSMTAQNVTVKGKLVSADDKAGLPYVTISVARESNPANTVKRLATQENGTFSTALTPGKYIFIFHFVGMNGLKKLVEVSTSQNPLDLGEIAMDESSIELEEVSVTAQKPLVKVEIDKLTYSAKDDPESSTSNVLDLLRKVPLVTVDGEDEIQLKGSSNFKIYLNGKPSNMISGNPSQVLKSMPANSVKDIEVITDPGVKYDAEGVGGIINIVTDKRVDDGYSGSVGANGDTFGGYGGNAYLATRYGKFGFTGNSGYYYHKRPESESGFMREEYTPNPQNTLTLNGTNKSDGGGLFLNGSISFEPDTLNLFNLSASRFGGKFNSLNLQEALSAGARSYSYKTRNESMNQFGGMNLSADYQRSFKKKGEMLTASYRFENNPNDSEYESTYDDVTGSFYYLDGHRIKSANDAGGSEHTGQMDYVNPLNGKHSVEAGLKYIYRDNSSWTDHTFFDVNEGTWKPDPDRKNDLEHTQNITSGYAGYGYKTGKIGMKLGLRAENTEQNIHFMSNNLDTIIQTGFFDLVPSATLSYQLGMTNTLRGGYNMRISRPGIWYLNPYVNDVDPNNISYGNPRLDAEQQHNFNINYGSFSQKLNFNVTLSYAFAKNAVTGYSFVQNGVTHNTYANIGRNHTVGTNVYVSWTPTQMIRTYLNGGLNYTDIQSTENSELKNSGFSGRAFGGLTFTFPGDFRVGANGGLFLNRIQLQTVQSAFYFYSFSLQKSILEKKLDLALNIQNLFSKYRAFTSTTTGVGFTQKSEFMNPMRNFRISVTYRFGDLKTSMKKVQRSISNEDVMQGEGNTQQGTSTAPTGN, from the coding sequence ATGAAACTATTTCAGATTTTAGTTCTATTCTGTGTCATATCAATGAGTATGACTGCTCAAAATGTCACCGTAAAAGGTAAACTGGTTTCGGCTGATGACAAGGCCGGACTGCCATATGTTACCATCTCGGTTGCACGTGAGTCTAATCCGGCCAATACAGTAAAAAGGCTGGCAACACAAGAGAACGGTACCTTCTCCACTGCGCTAACCCCCGGAAAATACATATTTATTTTCCATTTTGTTGGGATGAACGGCCTGAAGAAACTTGTTGAAGTATCCACTTCTCAGAATCCGCTAGACCTGGGAGAGATTGCAATGGACGAGAGCTCAATTGAACTCGAAGAGGTGAGCGTGACCGCTCAAAAGCCTTTGGTGAAGGTTGAGATAGATAAGCTGACCTACAGTGCAAAGGACGATCCTGAATCATCAACCTCAAACGTACTAGACCTGTTACGTAAAGTACCGCTTGTTACAGTGGACGGTGAAGATGAAATTCAGTTGAAAGGTTCAAGCAACTTTAAAATATATCTGAACGGAAAACCATCAAATATGATTTCAGGTAACCCATCGCAGGTACTGAAGAGTATGCCTGCCAACAGCGTAAAGGATATAGAAGTGATTACGGATCCAGGTGTTAAGTATGATGCAGAAGGGGTTGGAGGCATTATCAACATTGTTACCGATAAGCGTGTCGATGACGGCTATTCCGGATCTGTTGGAGCTAACGGCGACACCTTTGGTGGATATGGCGGTAATGCTTACCTTGCTACCAGGTATGGTAAGTTCGGTTTCACCGGCAATTCCGGCTATTATTATCATAAACGTCCCGAGTCGGAGTCGGGTTTCATGCGGGAAGAATATACTCCGAATCCACAAAATACCCTCACCCTCAACGGTACCAATAAAAGCGATGGAGGCGGGCTCTTCCTGAACGGATCAATCAGTTTTGAACCGGATACGTTAAATCTCTTCAACCTGTCGGCCTCCCGCTTTGGAGGAAAATTCAATTCGCTAAACCTGCAGGAAGCTCTTTCCGCAGGTGCCCGGTCCTATAGCTATAAAACACGCAATGAGAGTATGAATCAGTTTGGCGGGATGAACCTGTCGGCCGACTACCAGCGTAGTTTCAAAAAGAAGGGTGAGATGCTCACCGCCTCATACCGGTTCGAGAATAATCCCAACGACAGTGAATATGAAAGTACATATGATGATGTGACGGGTTCGTTTTATTACCTTGATGGACATCGGATAAAAAGTGCAAATGATGCCGGTGGAAGCGAACACACAGGCCAGATGGACTATGTGAATCCGTTGAACGGAAAACATAGTGTGGAAGCGGGATTAAAGTATATTTACAGAGATAACTCAAGTTGGACCGATCATACCTTCTTTGATGTGAATGAGGGTACCTGGAAGCCCGATCCGGACCGAAAAAACGATCTGGAGCATACCCAGAATATCACCTCCGGATATGCCGGCTATGGTTATAAAACGGGTAAAATTGGAATGAAGCTTGGATTGCGCGCTGAAAATACTGAACAGAATATCCACTTCATGAGTAACAACCTGGATACGATTATACAAACCGGTTTTTTCGATCTGGTCCCCTCCGCCACACTTTCCTACCAGCTCGGAATGACAAACACATTACGCGGGGGCTATAACATGCGTATCTCCCGTCCCGGAATATGGTACCTGAATCCCTATGTCAACGATGTGGACCCCAACAATATCAGTTATGGAAATCCCAGACTCGATGCGGAGCAGCAGCACAATTTCAACATAAACTATGGCTCCTTTTCACAAAAGTTGAACTTCAATGTCACGCTCAGTTACGCTTTCGCAAAAAATGCCGTTACCGGTTACAGCTTTGTGCAGAATGGGGTAACCCACAATACGTACGCCAACATCGGGCGAAACCATACAGTAGGAACGAATGTATACGTGAGCTGGACGCCAACCCAGATGATTCGCACCTATCTGAATGGAGGTCTGAATTATACCGATATCCAAAGCACAGAAAACAGTGAATTGAAGAACAGTGGTTTCTCAGGACGTGCATTTGGCGGATTGACCTTTACCTTTCCCGGGGATTTCAGGGTGGGTGCCAATGGTGGTTTGTTTTTGAACCGTATTCAGTTGCAGACGGTACAGTCGGCTTTCTATTTTTACTCTTTTAGTCTTCAAAAAAGCATTTTGGAGAAAAAACTTGACCTGGCCCTTAACATACAAAATCTATTTTCAAAATACAGGGCATTTACCTCCACCACCACTGGTGTGGGGTTTACCCAGAAGAGCGAGTTCATGAACCCAATGCGAAATTTCCGGATTAGTGTGACATATCGGTTTGGCGACTTGAAAACATCCATGAAAAAGGTGCAGCGCAGCATCAGCAACGAAGATGTGATGCAGGGAGAGGGTAACACGCAGCAAGGAACAAGTACAGCCCCCACGGGAAATTGA
- a CDS encoding Arc family DNA-binding protein, whose protein sequence is MTGKGKTTRNFALRLDPETMEAIEKWAADEFRSVNGQIQWILDQALKKSGRLKSE, encoded by the coding sequence ATGACTGGAAAAGGAAAAACGACTAGAAATTTCGCCTTGCGATTAGATCCGGAAACCATGGAGGCTATTGAGAAATGGGCTGCCGACGAATTTCGCAGTGTGAATGGGCAGATTCAATGGATACTTGATCAGGCACTCAAAAAGAGCGGACGCTTGAAATCGGAATGA
- the rfbA gene encoding glucose-1-phosphate thymidylyltransferase RfbA yields the protein MKGIVLAGGSGTRLYPITKGVSKQLLPIFDKPMIYYPISALMLAGIRDILIISTPQDLPAFRRLLGDGTDYGVQFTYAEQPSPDGLAQAFIIGEEFIGNDAVSLVLGDNIFYGNGFPDLLKKAVEEAENNALATVFGYFVNNPERYGVAEFDEKGQVLTIEEKPIAPKSNWAVTGLYFYPNQVVEIAKQIKPSARGELEITSVNQSFLQEGRLRMQRFGRGFAWLDTGTHDSLSEASTFIEVLEKRQGLKISCLEEIAWHNGWISNDDLKRMAESMRKNQYGEYLLKLVESGQGN from the coding sequence ATGAAAGGTATCGTACTAGCCGGAGGCTCCGGTACAAGATTATATCCGATTACAAAGGGGGTTTCCAAACAACTGCTTCCCATCTTTGACAAGCCCATGATTTATTATCCCATTTCAGCATTAATGCTTGCGGGCATAAGAGACATTCTTATTATCTCCACACCTCAGGACCTGCCTGCTTTCCGGAGGTTGTTGGGTGATGGTACCGATTATGGCGTACAATTCACCTATGCGGAGCAACCCAGTCCCGACGGACTGGCACAGGCATTCATCATCGGGGAGGAATTTATTGGAAACGACGCTGTCAGCCTGGTATTGGGTGACAACATTTTCTACGGTAACGGCTTCCCCGATTTGTTAAAAAAAGCAGTCGAAGAAGCAGAAAATAATGCATTGGCCACGGTTTTTGGTTATTTTGTAAATAACCCCGAAAGGTACGGCGTTGCTGAGTTCGATGAAAAAGGTCAAGTGTTGACTATTGAAGAAAAGCCAATCGCGCCGAAGTCGAATTGGGCAGTTACGGGATTGTATTTCTACCCGAACCAGGTTGTGGAGATTGCAAAACAGATAAAACCTTCTGCACGTGGCGAGCTGGAGATCACTTCTGTAAATCAGTCCTTCCTGCAAGAAGGCAGGTTGCGAATGCAACGTTTTGGAAGAGGTTTTGCCTGGCTTGATACAGGTACCCACGATTCACTTTCGGAAGCATCCACCTTTATTGAGGTCCTGGAAAAAAGACAGGGACTTAAAATATCATGTCTCGAGGAGATTGCCTGGCACAACGGATGGATTTCAAATGATGATCTCAAGCGAATGGCAGAGTCCATGAGAAAGAACCAGTATGGAGAGTATCTGTTGAAATTGGTGGAGTCAGGCCAAGGAAATTGA
- a CDS encoding SusC/RagA family TonB-linked outer membrane protein, with amino-acid sequence MNKVNSSGNRLTYKVCIRQLISLIIAYFFLPVFFMKAHTGFSSYPMAYENRNELITGAISLLQQQKREITGTVTDTDGHPIIGANVIEKNDRSNGTVTDINGRFRLNVAENVVIHISYIGYLEQDINITNKTVFNIILEEDTKALDEVVVVGYGTQKKLTLTGSVTSTSGEEIQKSASIDISSSLAGRTPGVIVNNRSGEPGAEATTIFIRGRSTLGDNSPLIIIDGVPGRESLSFLNPNDIESITILKDASAAIYGSRSANGVILVTTKRGQKERKPEITFSYDMGIQQPTRLLDMVDAPTFAQLYNERNDKIGQSPRYTAEEIQKFSDGSDPILYPNTDWFKEIIKPASLQHKYNLSFGGGTNVVAYFVSLGAVTQDGIYRESATRYDQLNLRSNTDVNVTSGFKVGVDVSARIQNKHYSAYPSDEYGIFYRTRDRFPTQAAYYPNGLLAGGGNPVALVSNRTGYNKTRLQRLNTTLSADWDLGKWVEGLSLMGRVAYDNTSSFRKRWQTPYTYYLYNETTQEYDQYKSQDVVTPQLLERYVPAWALTINGTINYERTFNMAHNVGAMIGFEQSSSRNDILQAERNQYSQDAIDELFAGDLDKTYYDNTGSASETARRGFFGRLSYDYEGKYLTQFILRYDGSENFPKNKRWGLFPGVSVGWRISEEDFIKHSLPLIDNLKIRASYGEQGNDKIDQYQFMTTYKYGRSQVFGDKQVNGIYPGILPNVNVTWEVAKTYNIGLDGTLWKGKLGFEAEVFKTERSNILCTRNASVPSYTGLTSLPDENIGVVNNKGIELQLAHMGKSGNFTYNLSGNFLYVKNSVVYMDEVPWGEGYDYLKQEGRPMGARLLYEVIGINKTEEDLKKYPQIPGAVLGDFIFKRNDPNPSDPNIITSKDRKRTDLSTIPEIVYGLSFDARYKMFDCSLLFQGQARANFYVTPRIDPAEGNIMRDIAEGRWSKENPTANKPGVGGAINNAGVYPSTYWHRDASFLRLKNIELGVNLPGRLLGGTTGVNNLRVYIGGYNLLTFDTLKIVDPESNSSETQNYPQLRIFNAGVKLTF; translated from the coding sequence ATGAACAAAGTAAACTCATCAGGTAATAGATTAACCTATAAGGTATGCATAAGACAACTCATCAGTCTGATTATTGCTTACTTCTTTTTACCTGTTTTTTTCATGAAAGCCCACACGGGCTTTAGCAGCTATCCAATGGCGTATGAAAACCGCAACGAATTGATCACTGGAGCGATCTCTCTCCTTCAACAACAAAAAAGGGAGATTACTGGTACGGTCACTGACACGGACGGGCATCCCATCATCGGGGCCAATGTGATAGAAAAAAACGATAGGAGCAACGGAACTGTAACCGATATCAACGGGCGTTTTCGGCTGAATGTAGCGGAGAACGTCGTGATTCATATTTCTTATATCGGATACTTGGAACAGGACATCAACATCACGAACAAAACGGTTTTCAATATTATTCTTGAAGAGGATACAAAGGCGCTGGACGAAGTGGTGGTTGTTGGGTATGGAACCCAGAAGAAACTCACACTAACGGGATCCGTCACAAGCACATCGGGAGAAGAGATCCAGAAAAGTGCCTCGATAGACATCTCCTCTTCGCTTGCAGGACGTACACCGGGGGTGATTGTCAACAACCGGAGTGGCGAGCCGGGTGCAGAAGCAACCACCATTTTTATTCGTGGTCGCAGTACATTAGGAGATAACTCTCCTTTAATAATTATTGATGGCGTTCCAGGGCGGGAATCGCTCAGCTTTTTGAATCCGAATGATATAGAATCCATCACCATCTTGAAAGATGCCTCTGCCGCTATTTACGGGTCGCGCTCCGCAAACGGTGTCATCTTGGTAACCACGAAGCGGGGACAAAAAGAAAGAAAACCGGAAATCACATTTTCCTATGACATGGGAATCCAACAGCCCACCCGCCTGTTGGATATGGTAGATGCCCCCACCTTTGCCCAATTGTACAACGAACGAAACGACAAGATAGGACAAAGTCCCCGGTATACGGCGGAGGAGATTCAGAAATTCTCCGACGGATCGGATCCGATTCTCTATCCCAATACCGACTGGTTCAAAGAGATCATCAAACCGGCTTCCCTCCAGCATAAATACAATCTCTCATTTGGTGGGGGAACCAATGTGGTGGCATATTTTGTCTCTTTAGGTGCTGTTACGCAGGATGGTATCTACCGCGAAAGCGCTACCAGGTATGACCAGCTGAATTTACGATCGAATACCGACGTGAATGTCACCTCAGGCTTTAAAGTGGGAGTGGACGTGTCGGCACGGATACAAAACAAACACTATTCTGCATACCCCAGTGATGAATACGGTATTTTTTATCGGACCAGGGACAGATTTCCTACCCAGGCTGCTTATTATCCCAATGGATTGCTTGCCGGGGGAGGCAACCCGGTCGCACTGGTCAGCAATCGCACCGGATACAATAAAACCCGCCTGCAGCGCTTGAACACCACTCTGTCGGCAGACTGGGATTTGGGCAAATGGGTGGAGGGATTGTCGCTCATGGGGCGCGTGGCTTACGATAACACCAGTTCCTTTAGAAAAAGATGGCAAACGCCCTATACCTACTACCTGTATAATGAAACCACCCAGGAATACGATCAATACAAGTCGCAAGACGTAGTCACTCCTCAGCTGCTTGAGAGGTACGTGCCCGCCTGGGCGTTGACAATCAATGGTACCATCAATTACGAGCGGACCTTTAACATGGCACACAACGTGGGAGCTATGATAGGGTTTGAACAAAGCAGTTCACGGAATGACATCCTTCAGGCCGAACGGAACCAATATTCACAAGATGCAATTGACGAACTCTTCGCAGGTGACCTGGACAAAACTTATTATGATAATACCGGCTCGGCATCGGAAACAGCACGAAGAGGATTCTTCGGACGCCTCTCCTATGATTACGAAGGGAAATACCTGACCCAGTTTATTCTTCGTTACGACGGCTCCGAAAACTTTCCAAAAAATAAGCGATGGGGGCTTTTTCCCGGCGTATCGGTAGGATGGAGGATATCCGAAGAAGATTTTATAAAACATAGCCTTCCGCTTATCGACAACCTGAAAATTCGTGCCTCATATGGAGAACAGGGAAATGACAAAATTGACCAGTATCAATTTATGACAACTTATAAGTATGGTCGCTCGCAAGTATTTGGTGATAAACAGGTGAACGGTATCTATCCGGGCATTTTACCCAATGTGAATGTAACCTGGGAAGTAGCCAAAACCTACAATATCGGATTGGATGGAACCTTATGGAAGGGGAAACTGGGATTTGAAGCAGAAGTATTCAAAACAGAGCGCAGCAACATCTTATGTACGAGAAATGCATCGGTACCCTCCTACACGGGGTTGACTTCCCTTCCCGATGAAAATATAGGTGTCGTGAACAACAAAGGAATTGAACTTCAACTTGCCCATATGGGAAAATCTGGCAACTTTACATATAACCTGTCCGGCAACTTCCTCTATGTCAAAAACAGCGTTGTATACATGGACGAAGTCCCTTGGGGTGAGGGGTATGATTATCTGAAACAGGAAGGGCGTCCCATGGGAGCACGGCTCCTGTATGAAGTGATCGGAATCAATAAGACGGAGGAGGATTTGAAAAAATATCCGCAAATACCAGGTGCAGTGCTTGGAGATTTCATTTTCAAACGGAACGACCCCAATCCTTCCGATCCCAATATAATTACCAGTAAAGACAGGAAGCGAACGGATCTTTCCACCATACCGGAAATTGTGTATGGTTTGTCGTTTGACGCGCGCTATAAAATGTTCGACTGCTCACTCCTTTTCCAGGGACAGGCACGGGCCAATTTTTATGTCACGCCACGCATTGACCCTGCCGAGGGAAATATCATGCGTGACATTGCCGAGGGACGCTGGTCGAAAGAAAATCCAACCGCCAATAAACCCGGTGTGGGAGGCGCCATCAATAATGCCGGTGTCTATCCCTCTACCTATTGGCACCGGGATGCTTCATTTTTGCGGCTGAAAAACATTGAACTGGGCGTAAACCTTCCCGGTAGATTGTTAGGGGGTACAACCGGCGTGAACAACCTGCGTGTTTATATTGGCGGTTACAACTTATTGACTTTCGACACACTTAAAATAGTAGACCCGGAGAGCAATAGCAGCGAAACGCAAAATTATCCGCAACTGAGGATTTTCAACGCCGGTGTCAAATTAACTTTCTAA
- a CDS encoding DeoR/GlpR family DNA-binding transcription regulator, translating to MLKKERHKIIMKEINLHNTVLSVDLSELLNVSEDTVRRDLKELSDENRIIRVHGGAISKSLVRPFMADESIYAHEEKKIIASKALGLIQNNMILLFEGGTTILELATQLPKNMNLTIFTVSPQVAITLSDYEKIDVYTIGGKLNKNVNIHTGASVINEISEIQCDICFMGVNAISIDNGFTDIDWETVQVNKAMIKAAKQTALLSISEKLNISKRYKVADLSNISYLITELDPKDKELSQYKKQIKIM from the coding sequence ATGTTAAAAAAAGAACGACATAAAATTATTATGAAGGAGATAAATCTTCATAACACTGTATTATCTGTTGACTTGAGTGAATTATTAAATGTTTCAGAGGATACTGTTAGAAGAGATTTAAAGGAGCTTTCGGACGAAAATAGAATTATCCGGGTACATGGGGGGGCCATCAGTAAATCGCTTGTCCGTCCTTTTATGGCTGATGAAAGTATTTATGCACATGAAGAAAAGAAAATAATTGCTTCGAAAGCTCTTGGTCTGATACAGAATAATATGATTTTGCTTTTTGAGGGAGGAACCACTATTTTAGAATTAGCCACTCAACTTCCTAAAAATATGAATCTTACTATTTTTACTGTCAGTCCTCAAGTTGCCATTACTTTATCTGACTATGAAAAAATCGACGTTTATACCATTGGAGGTAAGTTGAATAAAAATGTCAATATACATACGGGAGCAAGCGTTATCAATGAAATCTCAGAGATTCAATGTGATATTTGTTTTATGGGTGTAAATGCCATTTCAATTGATAATGGATTTACTGATATCGATTGGGAGACTGTGCAAGTGAATAAGGCAATGATAAAAGCGGCGAAACAAACGGCATTGCTGTCAATTTCCGAAAAATTGAATATTTCGAAACGATACAAAGTGGCCGACTTGAGCAATATCAGCTATTTAATTACCGAACTGGATCCAAAAGATAAAGAACTTTCCCAATATAAAAAACAGATCAAAATCATGTAA
- the rfbB gene encoding dTDP-glucose 4,6-dehydratase — translation MRHILITGGAGFIGSHVVRLFVNKYPDDEIINLDKLTYAGNLSNLRDLEEKQNYRFIKADICDFDAMQMVFETLKIDGVIHLAAESHVDRSITDPFSFARTNVIGTLNLLQSAKGAWKGNYDGKLFYHISTDEVYGSLGFDDTLFTEETRYDPHSPYSASKASSDHFVRAYHDTYGLPVVLSNCSNNYGPYQFPEKLIPLFINNIRDNKPLPVYGKGENVRDWLYVEDHARAIDLIFHRGRVGETYNIGGGNEWKNIDLIRVVIKAVDRILGREEGASEKLITYVTDRAGHDLRYAIDASKLRNELAWEPSLQFEEGIEKTVRWYLDHQDWLDSVTSGDYQHYYRKMYGE, via the coding sequence ATGCGACACATATTAATTACCGGAGGGGCAGGATTCATCGGCTCACATGTTGTCCGGCTGTTCGTCAATAAATACCCTGATGATGAGATTATAAACCTTGATAAACTCACTTATGCCGGCAACCTTTCCAATCTGAGGGATCTGGAGGAGAAGCAGAATTACCGCTTTATAAAGGCGGACATTTGTGATTTCGATGCCATGCAGATGGTCTTTGAGACACTTAAAATAGACGGCGTGATTCATTTGGCTGCCGAAAGTCATGTAGACCGGTCGATCACAGATCCTTTCTCTTTTGCCAGGACAAACGTGATTGGAACGCTGAATTTATTACAATCAGCCAAAGGAGCCTGGAAAGGAAACTACGACGGGAAGCTGTTTTATCATATCTCTACCGACGAGGTGTACGGTTCTCTGGGCTTTGATGATACGCTCTTCACGGAAGAGACTCGCTACGATCCACACAGTCCTTATTCCGCCTCTAAGGCATCGTCCGACCACTTTGTTCGGGCTTATCACGACACCTACGGCCTGCCGGTTGTTCTTTCCAACTGCTCCAACAATTACGGACCCTATCAGTTTCCGGAAAAGCTGATCCCGCTCTTCATCAATAATATTCGTGACAACAAGCCGCTTCCGGTTTACGGGAAGGGAGAGAATGTCAGAGACTGGCTTTATGTGGAAGACCACGCCCGGGCGATTGATCTGATCTTTCACCGCGGCAGGGTGGGAGAAACGTATAACATTGGAGGAGGTAACGAGTGGAAGAACATTGATTTGATACGAGTGGTTATCAAGGCCGTTGACCGGATACTGGGAAGAGAAGAGGGAGCGTCTGAAAAGCTCATCACCTATGTTACCGACCGTGCCGGCCACGATCTGCGCTATGCCATCGACGCGTCAAAACTCCGGAACGAACTTGCTTGGGAACCTTCCCTGCAGTTTGAGGAAGGCATTGAAAAAACCGTGCGTTGGTATCTTGATCATCAGGACTGGCTTGACAGTGTGACCAGTGGCGATTACCAGCACTACTACCGCAAAATGTACGGGGAATAA
- the trmD gene encoding tRNA (guanosine(37)-N1)-methyltransferase TrmD — MRIDIITVLPEMIEGALHNSILKRAQDKGLVDFGLHNLRDYTLDKHKRIDDYPFGGEAGMVMQIEPIDRVITFLKSQRKYDEVIFTTPDGEQFTQSVANELSMMQNIIILCGHYKGIDYRVREHLVTREISIGDFVLTGGELVAAMIADAVVRVIPGAIGDEQSALSDSFQDGLLAPPVYTRPAEYKGWKVPAVLLSGHERKIAEWRHEQSIERTRRLRPDLMR, encoded by the coding sequence ATGAGGATTGATATTATTACGGTTTTACCGGAAATGATAGAAGGGGCCCTTCACAACAGCATTCTGAAGCGGGCCCAGGATAAGGGATTGGTTGATTTTGGCCTTCATAACCTTCGTGATTATACACTCGATAAGCACAAACGGATAGATGATTATCCCTTTGGAGGGGAAGCGGGGATGGTGATGCAGATTGAACCGATCGACCGGGTCATCACGTTTCTGAAGTCTCAGCGTAAATATGATGAGGTTATTTTCACTACGCCCGACGGGGAACAGTTCACTCAATCCGTTGCCAATGAACTTTCGATGATGCAGAACATCATTATACTCTGCGGACACTATAAGGGGATCGATTACCGGGTAAGGGAACATCTGGTCACCCGGGAGATCTCGATCGGTGATTTTGTGCTCACCGGTGGAGAACTGGTTGCCGCCATGATTGCCGATGCCGTTGTAAGAGTGATTCCCGGTGCCATAGGAGATGAGCAGTCGGCGCTTTCCGATTCGTTTCAGGACGGATTGCTCGCACCACCTGTCTACACCCGTCCGGCAGAGTATAAGGGCTGGAAAGTTCCGGCAGTACTTCTCTCGGGTCATGAGCGAAAAATTGCGGAATGGCGCCATGAACAGTCGATAGAACGTACTAGACGCCTTCGTCCCGATCTGATGCGCTAA